A window from Mya arenaria isolate MELC-2E11 chromosome 9, ASM2691426v1 encodes these proteins:
- the LOC128203312 gene encoding epidermal growth factor receptor-like: MEIQIVCAIFLTTTVWFENVLSFPMSSIWCPLGRYPAEGGQCKICYENCGEEGCSGPGSHLGQGGCNSCWLGIQRHRGQVQCMSPFKACPDGFYRKSTSHNGQPVTVCTPCHPLCKTCSGAGISSCLSCRFFRWDGLCVRACPLGSVIRHGSVRTCMITGATYTGRSSSRNSFYLVPYRDRFRQGP, encoded by the exons ATGGAAATTCAAATAGTGTGTGCCATATTTTTGACAACAACCGTATGGTTTGAAAAtgt ACTCTCTTTCCCGATGTCGTCGATCTGGTGTCCGCTGGGCAGATACCCAGCTGAAGGCGGACAGTGTAAAATCTGCTATGAAAATTGTGGGGAAGAGGG ATGTTCGGGTCCGGGTTCGCATCTAGGACAAGGAGGCTGCAACTCGTGTTGGCTTGGAATCCAGCGCCACAGAGGCCAAGTTCAATGCATGTCTCCGTTCAAAGCCTGTCCTGACGGGTTCTATCGGAAGTCTACTTCACACAACGGGCAACCTGTTACT GTCTGTACTCCATGCCATCCCCTGTGTAAGACATGTTCCGGTGCCGGCATATCAAGCTGCCTCTCTTGTCGCTTCTTCCGATGGGATGGACTCTGTGTACGCGCATGTCCATTGGGCTCGGTGATACGTCACGGATCAGTACGCACCTGTATGATCACCGGGGCCACCTATACCGGAAGATCAAGTTCCAGAAACTCGTTTTATTTGGTGCCGTACAGAGACAGATTTCGACAAGGTCCTTAA